In Euphorbia lathyris chromosome 2, ddEupLath1.1, whole genome shotgun sequence, the sequence AGTAAGTTTCGAGTTGCGTGGATGCAGGGACCGATGCATACCTTCATTTGTAACGATGTGATTGTTCAACACGGGTTTAATCACATGGACATTGATGACCATATAGAATTTGATCATCCACACTTGAATTTACAGGCTTTTCAGTTTCCGACACTGTAACATCTTGACCTAATACCATATAGATATTGTCCGttttggcccaaatccaacccCTTGGGCTTCACGACTTTAAAATGCGTCTGCATGTATTcacaccttactaataagccccaatcactcactctccatttccgatgtgggattcagttcattcctaccCCCGTCGTCATTCCTTAGGACCGCTCCTTACCCAGGCCTTCTACcgcggcgccacccactccagaTCGGGTCGTTACAAACATGTTTCTGGTACGTTTCGGAGCCGTTTCCATAATATTTTGAAACTTGGATACACGATTCCGTTTCGGAAACGCGTTTCCCAAAAAAAAGGGATTGCAGCTGTAGTTCATAgacaaaaaaacaacaaaaaatagAGATATGTTGCAGATAGATGAAAAGCGATGAAAGGATGTGAAATGACTCCTAACAGGAACGGAACTGACTCTCAAACTTCTCGATCTCTACAAATATGTTGTAATCTCCAGTGATCACCTTCACCAATCACAAACTaaaatctctttctctattctaatatttataaataggtATTTATTAGTTATATTACAAACATTCAAATATAAGaacatatttttaatatttataaatgtgatctaatattttaatttttatacattTCCCCCACGTTTCTGTGTCCATATCCGTGTCCAGGCAACATAGATACTCTCTTTTATGTATGTTCATAAAATGCTTATGTGTTTTCTTTCGAGGGCAATGCGATCATTTGTAGCAACGGTTCACattgcaattttattttttcatcatATTATCGGATTTCTTTGATTAATCAAACACGGGATGCTAAATTTTACTTGAACATGCACAGTAATATTACAAGTCTACAAAGCTTATGAATGAGTCCTATTTCATGAAATAGCTAGAGGAACATAAAACAGAACAATAATCATTAGTAAGTTACAAAACTAGAAATGAATTAGACAGGTCGTGTCGTGTTATATCGAAAGGACAATCAATCATTCCAAAGATCAGAAATTAGAATATCAAAAGCTATTGATAGTCAGCTATTTTACCAACCACTAATatggcaaaaagcataattaaccCCATAAATTTTATTGGTTTTTAGGATCAAACCATcggatcaattatttttccatattgagtccttaattattgattttgttatggatttgtttcttatttaacttttccatcgAGTTTGGGGGCCACGAGCCTTTGAGGGATcggcttgttgacatggacaTTTTCACTTCCGttttgacaaataaaaaaaaaatttactagGAGATggaaagtaaaaagaaattacagaaattgATTTCTAATAGGTTCTTTCAAGCTGGAAATCGAGCTTGCAAGAACCTGCGAGAAATGAATTTTGGTGTTAAGGAAAACAATCGATTTAGCGATTCTAATATTGGAAATCACGAAATGGAACAGGAAAagatcgagtttggaagaactactggaaattgatttctataaaaaaaaattactttttactttctatctatcttaatcaattatttttatttgatcGCCCAAACTCGAcataaaagttaaataaggaccAAATCCATAACAGAATCAAAAGCTctagcataaaaaaaatgatcaggaacttgatccttaaaacatgtaaagttcgTGCTTTCACCCAATAATATCATTGAGTCAACAATTTAGTCAACAATTTGAGCACATGAATGTGTCATGTCCTTCATGAAATAGCTGGAGGTAGATAAAACAGAACAGTAATCATCAGTAATTCAAGAACTAGAAATGAATTAGACAGGTCGTGTAGTGTCAAATAAGATATCAAAAGGGCAATCAATCGAGATATCGACCTTCATGAAATAGCTGGAGGTACATAAAACAGAACAGTAATCATCAGTAATTCAAGAACTAGAAATGAATTAGACAGATCGTGTGGTGTCAAACAAGATATCAAAAGGGAAATCAATCGAGATATCGACCTTCATGAAATAAATGTTGGTACATAAAACAGAACAGTAATCATCAGTAATTCAAGAACTAGAAATGAATTAGACAGGTCATGTGGTGTCAAACAAAATATCGAAAGGGCAATCAATCAAGATATCAACCTTCATGAAATAGATGGAGGTACATAAAACAGAACAGTAATCATCATTCCGACAATCAATCATTCCGACAATCAGAAATTGGAATATCAAAAGCTATTGACAGTTAGAATGTCAGAAAGACAATCAATCACCGATGATCAGAAATTAGAATATCAAAAGCTATTGACAGTCAGGATATCAGAAAGGCAATTAATCGTTCCAACAATCAGAAATTAGAATATCAAAAGCATAGCTGGAGGCACATAAAACTGAACAGAAACAATCAGTAATTCAAAAACTCAAGTGTTCCAAAATGGATTAATAAGGTTGATTCCAAAATAGATTAATAAGGTAATCAACAGTCAGTGTTCATAATGGATTGATAATCGTGCCAAACATATCGTGTTAGACAGATTGACAAAACACAGATAGAGGAATTGTAATGTATTCATAATCATATCAAACATATCGTCTTCACCGGATTGACAAACAACAGATTGTGACGTATTGTCAATCATTCAAACAATCAATCTTGACAGTCCTATAAAAAAACCAGTCGGATTTTCAATTAAATACAATGATTAAGAAGCTCCTTTTAAATACAAGGATTCAGTATTTTTCTGTCGAGAGCTGAGATTTCGTACTggataatttatataaatattaaaaaaaatcggtTACACGACAAATATTCCTCTTATACGAACTGCAACACCATCCCGAATTCATTATGCACTCTAAAACTGCAAAATGGTCAAGTGCTGAAAGACCACAAAGCCAGCCAGCCAGCAACACATCAGTGCCTTCTCTGCTTGGCTCGTTGCCTAGACTGTCGACCCTTTATCTTCCACTTATCATTTCCACCTGGTCGATTGTGTTCTTCAATCTCTCGAACCTTGCGCTTCCTGTAAACACAATAATACATTATAAAGCTTATATTTATATCATGCGAACTTTGATTTTAGCTAAGAGATGGCAATTCAGATTAGGCAAGCATGTCGGGTTGTTTCTATTAATCATGTTGTCGTGTCAAAAATTGCTAACACTTTGTTAGCTTACTTAAACAGCAAAGCAAAACCAATTACTTCATGTTGATCCTCGATTCAACAGTTAAAATTATTCTCTCCGCTATGACCATTTCTGTTAAAACTTAAAACTTTTCACACAACGTCCTACATAATCTATCGGTATCGGTATTTCAGATtcttattatttctaaaaaatagaCATTTTTGTTATTAATCACATGTACATATAGGGACTGTCTGCCTCACCTGTAAGCTGCAAGATTACGATCAGAAAGCACTTCCTCTGCAAGGGTCGTCTTCCTCTCCTTCTTAGTCATCCTGCCCGAAAAGAAATCTGCCGTCGACTCAACAACTGTACCAACCTGAtaaaatgtcaaaaaaaaaacccatatgTTTAACCATTGAGGCTAGTAAAGTTGATTTTGGACaacaaagtaaacataaaaGGATATTATAAACACTTATTTATTAAGCTTACTCACCTGAAAATACTTGGGAAGTGTTTTTGATTTTGAAGCACCCTTCTTGAAGTGTCTCTTTGGATCAAGAGCATTCCTCAGCTGTACCACGATCATGCAAACAAAAACCGAACTTAATACTTAGTACTTCTTAAAAGACAGAAACAAAATACTCAAGTTACAGAATCTACTTCAATCACTGTTGTTAGAATCTTACAATTCAGGATTCGAATGATTCGATTCAattcagctctatttcgagCCGAATCTATAAGGTGAATCTAAATTGTAACGAATCTTGCGATTCGCAATTCGAATCATACGATTCGATTCAGCTCAATTTCGAGTCGGATCCTCATCACTGTTCATAAAAAACTGCAACAATACTAACTACTAAATCCACTATTCTCTAGTTGTTCGATTGTTATTTATCAAGTTATCAACTCAAACTAGTTTCATCACATAATTAACAAGGCAAAAAAAGAGTAGGAAGCTCAAACTCTCCATCTCGACAAAGTTATTAAACAGAGTCCGATTtgtgaattagttttattatGATTGCATTTGCATTAGATTTGAATCGTAAGTACTTGGTTGATAtgatttgatttcttttttatattgttatgaatttgaactgaatcttacgGTTCGTTTGGATTCTCGAGTCACGATTCACAACATATGGATTTCGATTCACGAATCGAATCTCGTTTTGATAACTATGACTTCAACAGGTCAATTTTGATGCAATTCTCTTGTATCCATCGCCACATTATCCACATTTCATGCGAATACAGCACAATCTTTTTTAAGAGATTCATCTATAACAAAATCTTTTTGGCAAAAGGCATTCTTAGACCCCCTTATCTTTCAATTTTTGGTCTACCAAGCCCCTCATCTTTCAATTTTTGGTCTATCAAgccctgatcttttatttagacacattgggCCCTTAATCATTTAATTTTGGTTATATTAGGCCCTCCACCAACAGAGTCAAAACAGAGATATACTTCAACCACTCATAAATTGACACGTGgcattagagagagagagagaatcgCTTAATCATGCAATCTCTTCATCCCTTAAACCATCTCTGCTACTCTTCTTTCTCACTAAGATAAGGGAGAGGGGGAAACCACGAACTTTAATTAGCTTTTTTCCGTTTGATAAAGAATAGACTTGCGTTCATATGGGTATATTATGAATCACAGCTTGGACAAGTGAAAGAACAGAAAACATTAGAAAActctaaatttaattaatactGCTacaaacttcaatttgtctttcCCAAATTGGTCAAATATTGGCATCTTCAAAATAATATCGTATATAGGAAGAAAcattaattattaatcaaagaCAGATTAGAAAGAAAGCtaaaaagagagatggatgatGTGGTAATAGTTGGGGCAGGGATAGCAGGCTACTGCAGTTTCTTTGAAAAGATCAGAATTCGAGAATGGATCATGGAAAAATCTAAGAAGAAGATGCGCAAAGTTAACATCTCCAGGGTAGAGTTAAAATCGATGTTATCACTCTGTTAGTGGAAGGACTACTATAACCAAAAGCAAATGATTAGTGACTTATTAGAccaaaaattacacagaaagtTCGTGAAAGAAACTAATGCATCAAAAAGTTATTAGCAAAGGATTGCTTTACAGACACAACTCATAGTTTTGAAGAGCGCAAGGCACACTAAGGTGCAAATGGGTCCTAGAGCCTAGGTGCAAGAGCGCGCCTGAGTGACACAAGGCGcacaaaaaaatataacatataaaattataaataacaaCACTTAACATTCCTAAACTGACACAAATAGTGTGATAAGCACTTTCTTCTCCTAAACTAACATTTTTTCCTTAGTATGATAAGCACTTTCTTCCGCTCCAACAGCCCTACTAATATCATCAGCCCATGTTAAATTATCATTCGGGAACACTAGCTGATCTTCATCCGACCCCTATCCATCCAATCTAGCCATCAACCATTCATTGGCATCGTCTATATCTTGTAAAGAAATGGGTCAATAGTGTCACGAGCTTCAAGGAGAAGCAGCAGCGGCTACTTTTGCGTTTTTTCTTTCAGGGTCGCAGCTGCTGctcttttatttccttttttcctttctttttctaatttaatCAGAGCCTTTAACCCTAGAGATTTCCTATGGCTATGATTAAAAGTTGAAAAAACCCTCAAACCCCCTTAAAACAGGGCCTAGAGAGCCTAGGCGCGCCTTGACTCAAGGCGAGCACCTTGCTGACATCGCGCCTGCCTGAGACCTACTGAGGCACTAACCTCTGTGCCTTGAGTCaggcgcgcctttaacaactatgacaCAACTGCTATGGAGTTCTAGTGCATAGAAATTGCCAAGATCCCAAATAAACAAGGAGAGCAAACAGAAAAGATATCAAACCTTAAGTAGCTGAAGATCATTTTTCAATTCTGGGGTGATGGTTGGAGCAGCCATGTCAAACCTACATAAATTATTCATGCTGTTAGAATGGAGAGGAAAAAGCCAAGTCAAGGATAAACAAAACAAATACTAAATAAAAAAGACATACCAATCCTTCCCAAGAGTATCTTTGGCTTGGTTCTTAAGTAACTTGttcaactttttagggtcaTTAGAAGGTACATAGAGCCCATCAACAAGCTGTGAATTGGGTTTCCACAGCGAACCAGTGTCGGTTTGGCCTTTGGAGTAAACATTACTAATTTTTGTAGTTGAACTTGAAGATAAAACTGGCAATTTTGGATTCCATGAAAGCCCTATGGCTGGCTTCTTTTCTTCCATCCCGACACTAAAAGTTGGTTCGTACAGCCAAGGAAACAAAATCAGCAATTTGTTGACTTTTTAACAAACCAAAatatatctaaaaatataaaacaacacGAACACAACATAATAGAAACCCAATATTCAAATCATCACCAAAATcagataacaaaaataaaaaagatcgaAAAAATAGAATTGTATCTTTACACATATTAATGACCAAAACTGATGTATCTTTAAACAATGAAAATAATTTCATATCAATAAACT encodes:
- the LOC136220154 gene encoding rRNA-processing protein fcf2-like, with translation MEEKKPAIGLSWNPKLPVLSSSSTTKISNVYSKGQTDTGSLWKPNSQLVDGLYVPSNDPKKLNKLLKNQAKDTLGKDWFDMAAPTITPELKNDLQLLKLRNALDPKRHFKKGASKSKTLPKYFQVGTVVESTADFFSGRMTKKERKTTLAEEVLSDRNLAAYRKRKVREIEEHNRPGGNDKWKIKGRQSRQRAKQRRH